In a genomic window of Aggregatimonas sangjinii:
- a CDS encoding DUF6503 family protein, producing the protein MHTTLRILLYISLIMVFSCTSKSKKAVTENQAKEEMAIDSVQPSKADVLVAETIEAHGGRRYDTASYGFTFRDKTYTFENGKNGYRYTASSIENTDTIQDILENGKLTRTINRKIVALSEKDNAKYTEALNSVVYFATLPSKLNDKAVNKTYEGRTTIKNLEYELLSIDFDEEGGGKDYDDKFLYWINADTKTVDYLAYSYSTNDGGVRFRSAFNPRTVAGIRFQDYINYEVPIGTPLKNLSQLYEDGKLKELSKIITKDVRIME; encoded by the coding sequence ATGCACACTACTTTAAGAATACTGCTCTACATTTCGTTAATCATGGTATTTTCCTGCACCTCCAAATCGAAGAAGGCGGTGACTGAAAATCAGGCAAAAGAGGAAATGGCCATCGATAGCGTGCAACCTAGCAAAGCGGATGTGTTAGTAGCCGAAACGATCGAAGCCCACGGCGGAAGACGGTACGATACCGCTTCATATGGTTTTACCTTTCGGGACAAAACCTACACTTTTGAAAACGGAAAAAACGGCTATCGCTATACGGCGAGCAGTATCGAAAATACGGATACGATTCAGGATATCCTGGAAAACGGAAAACTGACCCGCACCATCAACCGAAAAATCGTTGCGCTCTCCGAAAAGGATAACGCCAAGTATACCGAGGCGCTGAATTCGGTAGTCTATTTCGCCACCTTACCTTCTAAATTGAATGACAAGGCCGTGAACAAAACATACGAAGGCCGTACGACAATCAAAAATCTGGAGTACGAACTCCTTAGCATCGATTTTGACGAAGAAGGGGGTGGTAAAGACTACGATGACAAGTTTTTATACTGGATCAATGCAGATACAAAAACGGTCGACTATTTGGCATATAGCTACAGTACGAATGACGGGGGCGTACGGTTTCGTTCCGCGTTTAACCCTAGGACGGTAGCCGGTATTCGGTTTCAAGACTATATCAACTACGAAGTCCCCATTGGAACCCCTTTAAAGAATCTTTCTCAATTATACGAAGACGGAAAATTGAAAGAACTCTCTAAAATCATCACAAAAGATGTGCGAATTATGGAGTAA
- a CDS encoding VOC family protein, translating to MAIPRKIDHIVYAVQDLDASISEFEEKLGMRPIFGGFHKVFGTKNALISLGDACYLELLAGDNTNTAVPKPRWMGVDMLQTNQITRWALKSNQLKMDSEILKNLNPEMGIIRGGSRNVANGGSLEWGLIMPLPYPEVELLPFMVDWSTSTVHPTDKLPDMGCRLLNLYGTHPTPKIFDGIFEQLNIDLEIKTSTEIKLTAIIECPNGTIEI from the coding sequence ATCGCTATCCCTAGAAAAATCGACCATATCGTCTATGCCGTTCAGGATTTGGATGCCTCCATTTCAGAATTTGAGGAAAAACTGGGCATGCGACCTATTTTCGGTGGGTTTCACAAGGTTTTCGGAACTAAAAACGCTTTGATTTCCCTCGGTGACGCTTGTTATTTGGAATTATTGGCGGGAGACAACACCAATACGGCAGTGCCCAAACCCCGATGGATGGGCGTTGATATGCTTCAAACCAACCAAATTACCCGATGGGCCTTGAAATCGAATCAATTGAAAATGGACAGCGAAATTTTGAAAAATCTGAATCCTGAAATGGGAATTATACGCGGTGGTTCTAGAAATGTAGCGAATGGAGGGTCGTTAGAATGGGGTTTGATTATGCCCCTGCCCTATCCGGAGGTGGAACTGCTTCCGTTTATGGTAGATTGGAGCACATCGACGGTACATCCGACTGATAAACTACCCGATATGGGCTGTAGACTTCTCAATCTGTATGGAACACATCCAACCCCTAAAATATTCGATGGTATCTTTGAACAACTGAACATCGATTTGGAAATTAAAACATCCACGGAAATAAAATTAACCGCAATCATCGAATGTCCTAACGGGACTATTGAAATTTAA
- a CDS encoding GTPase, whose amino-acid sequence MKNDPFKKLIFVYNADSGLRNLLVDGAHKILSPATYVCSLCDLTYGAFTENRAWKKFRKESDVAMVFLHKDEFAKQYKSKFGHKFTFPIVLNETEVGHEVLVTTEELNGLKDATELIDLLVKRTK is encoded by the coding sequence ATGAAAAATGACCCCTTCAAAAAACTGATTTTCGTCTACAATGCCGATTCCGGTCTTCGGAATTTGTTGGTGGATGGTGCCCATAAAATATTGAGTCCCGCAACCTACGTATGTAGTCTATGCGATCTTACCTACGGCGCTTTTACGGAGAACCGCGCTTGGAAAAAATTTAGAAAGGAATCCGATGTGGCTATGGTTTTTTTGCACAAAGATGAGTTTGCCAAGCAGTACAAGTCCAAATTTGGTCATAAATTCACTTTTCCCATTGTCTTGAATGAGACGGAAGTCGGTCACGAAGTATTGGTAACAACAGAAGAATTGAACGGTTTGAAAGATGCTACGGAGTTAATCGATCTGTTGGTGAAACGTACCAAATGA
- the yihA gene encoding ribosome biogenesis GTP-binding protein YihA/YsxC — translation MKIKSANFVMSNSEVSKCPNEYLPEYAFIGRSNVGKSSLINMLTERKHLAKTSGRPGKTQLINHFKINDNWFLVDLPGYGYARVSKKSKKTFQKYITNYFEQREQLVCSFVLVDIRHEPQPIDMEFMQWLGENGIPFCIIFTKADKLKPAVIMKNVHGYLQKMTEDIWEEAPDYFVTSSSKAIGRDEVLSFIDSVNEEFFANKKA, via the coding sequence GTGAAAATCAAATCGGCAAACTTTGTAATGAGCAATTCCGAGGTATCCAAATGTCCGAACGAGTACCTTCCGGAATATGCTTTTATCGGCCGTTCAAATGTTGGGAAGTCCTCACTGATCAACATGCTCACCGAGCGCAAGCATTTGGCCAAAACTTCTGGGCGTCCGGGAAAAACCCAGCTCATCAACCACTTTAAAATCAACGATAATTGGTTTTTGGTAGATTTACCGGGCTACGGCTATGCGCGCGTATCGAAAAAAAGTAAAAAGACCTTTCAGAAATACATAACCAACTACTTTGAACAACGCGAACAATTGGTTTGTTCCTTTGTTTTGGTAGATATTCGCCACGAACCTCAGCCGATAGACATGGAGTTTATGCAATGGTTGGGCGAAAACGGTATCCCTTTTTGCATCATCTTTACCAAAGCCGATAAATTGAAGCCCGCCGTGATAATGAAAAATGTGCACGGCTACCTGCAAAAAATGACCGAGGATATTTGGGAAGAGGCACCCGATTATTTCGTTACCTCTTCTTCGAAAGCCATCGGGCGGGACGAGGTACTTTCCTTCATCGACTCCGTAAACGAGGAATTCTTTGCGAATAAAAAAGCATAG
- a CDS encoding alpha/beta fold hydrolase: MKEKLITEGRFRYIEIGEGEPIIILHGLMGGLSNFQGVAEHFPPRGYRVLIPELPIYDMPMMKTNVKQFAKFLEQFIEFKGLSNVILLGNSLGGHIGLLHTKMYPKMVKALVITGSSGLYESAMGDGYPRRGDYEFIKKKAQGVFFDPAVATKEIVDEVFETVNDRSKIIKTLAIAKSAIRHNMSKDLPKMKTPTCIIWGRDDTVTPPDVANLFYELLPDSDLFWIENCGHAPMMEHPNEFNQILDAWLEKRGF, encoded by the coding sequence ATGAAAGAAAAACTTATTACAGAAGGAAGATTCCGGTATATCGAAATCGGTGAAGGCGAGCCCATTATCATCTTACACGGTCTTATGGGCGGGCTCAGTAACTTTCAAGGCGTTGCCGAACATTTCCCCCCAAGAGGGTATCGTGTACTGATTCCAGAGTTACCGATCTACGATATGCCCATGATGAAAACGAACGTAAAACAGTTCGCTAAATTCTTGGAACAATTCATCGAATTTAAAGGGCTTAGCAATGTTATTTTATTGGGGAACAGCCTGGGGGGCCACATTGGTCTTCTACACACAAAAATGTATCCTAAGATGGTTAAGGCCTTAGTCATTACCGGTAGTTCGGGCCTTTATGAAAGTGCCATGGGCGATGGGTACCCCAGACGGGGCGATTATGAGTTCATCAAGAAGAAGGCCCAAGGCGTATTCTTTGATCCGGCCGTGGCTACCAAGGAAATCGTCGACGAAGTTTTCGAAACGGTGAACGACCGCAGCAAAATCATCAAAACCTTGGCTATTGCTAAAAGCGCAATTCGCCATAATATGTCTAAAGACTTGCCTAAGATGAAGACGCCTACCTGTATCATTTGGGGCAGGGACGATACCGTTACTCCTCCTGACGTAGCGAACCTCTTTTACGAGCTTCTACCGGATTCCGATCTTTTTTGGATAGAGAATTGCGGTCATGCCCCGATGATGGAGCACCCCAATGAGTTCAATCAAATTTTGGATGCTTGGTTAGAGAAACGGGGGTTTTGA
- the mraZ gene encoding division/cell wall cluster transcriptional repressor MraZ, whose protein sequence is MVNFIGQYDCKADTKGRIMLPVALKNQMAPVLNDGFVIKRSVFRSCLELYPMQEWNTLMQKMNKKNRFKKKNDDFIRRFSAGVKMVEIDGTGRLLIPKNLIEVAGIAKEVVLTSAINIIEIWDKDSYEKVLEETAEGFAELAEEVMGEDGDDTDDVS, encoded by the coding sequence GTGGTCAATTTCATTGGACAATACGATTGTAAAGCCGATACCAAAGGTAGGATAATGCTGCCTGTTGCGCTAAAAAATCAGATGGCTCCGGTATTGAATGATGGTTTTGTCATTAAACGATCTGTTTTTAGGTCCTGTTTGGAGTTATATCCGATGCAAGAGTGGAACACGCTCATGCAGAAGATGAACAAGAAAAATCGATTTAAGAAAAAGAACGATGATTTTATCCGTCGTTTTTCCGCGGGAGTGAAAATGGTTGAAATCGATGGAACGGGGAGGCTTCTTATTCCAAAAAATCTCATAGAAGTGGCCGGTATCGCGAAAGAAGTGGTGCTCACTTCGGCCATAAATATCATTGAGATTTGGGATAAGGATAGCTACGAGAAAGTGCTCGAGGAAACGGCCGAAGGCTTTGCCGAACTTGCCGAAGAAGTGATGGGTGAAGATGGAGATGACACCGATGATGTATCATAA
- the rsmH gene encoding 16S rRNA (cytosine(1402)-N(4))-methyltransferase RsmH produces the protein MTPMMYHNPVLLSASVDALDIKKDGVYVDVTFGGGGHSKEILNRLGSEGKLIAFDQDEDALKNALDDERFTLINENYRYIKQFLKFYGIRKVDGILADFGVSSHQFDTAERGFSTRFDADLDMRMSQRNEFSAFNVVNKYSYDELRRVLFEYGELRNANAMAKAIEEARSESKIKTTDALKEVLQRFLPNAKAHKILAQVYQAIRIEVNQEIESIKEFLHQTADLLEPGGRLSIISYHSLEDRLVKRYIRAGQFEGEPEKDFYGNIDVPFKKVGRLIVPSKEEIANNNRARSAKLRIAERI, from the coding sequence ATGACACCGATGATGTATCATAATCCCGTTCTATTATCGGCATCCGTAGATGCACTTGACATCAAGAAAGATGGAGTATATGTGGATGTCACCTTCGGGGGTGGGGGCCATTCCAAAGAAATACTAAATCGGTTGGGGAGTGAAGGTAAGCTAATAGCCTTTGATCAAGACGAAGACGCCTTAAAGAATGCACTGGATGATGAGCGGTTTACCTTGATCAATGAAAATTACCGCTATATCAAACAGTTTTTAAAGTTCTATGGCATTCGGAAAGTAGATGGTATTCTGGCCGATTTTGGGGTGTCATCCCACCAGTTCGATACTGCGGAGCGCGGATTTTCAACTCGCTTCGATGCGGACTTGGATATGAGAATGAGTCAAAGAAACGAGTTCTCGGCCTTCAACGTGGTCAACAAGTACTCGTATGACGAGTTGCGTAGGGTGTTATTCGAGTATGGGGAATTGCGCAATGCAAACGCTATGGCAAAGGCAATTGAAGAGGCGCGATCGGAAAGTAAAATTAAAACTACCGATGCATTGAAAGAAGTGTTGCAACGCTTTCTTCCAAATGCGAAAGCGCATAAGATTTTGGCTCAAGTGTATCAGGCCATTCGTATTGAGGTGAATCAGGAAATCGAGTCGATCAAGGAGTTTTTGCATCAAACAGCCGATTTGCTGGAACCCGGAGGTCGGTTGAGCATAATAAGCTATCACTCGCTTGAAGATCGGTTGGTTAAGAGGTATATCAGGGCAGGACAATTTGAAGGCGAACCCGAAAAGGATTTTTATGGGAATATCGATGTTCCTTTTAAGAAAGTAGGGCGGTTGATCGTCCCGTCGAAAGAAGAAATTGCGAACAACAATAGGGCAAGAAGTGCCAAACTACGGATCGCCGAGCGAATTTAA
- a CDS encoding FtsL-like putative cell division protein, protein MKNGLLDILKGKFLVSGDAPKNWLFIIFASFLAAVMIGSSHSADAKVHKIAALNEEVKELRSQFVDAHKDVQKLKLESKITEILEKEEIYPSEIPPKKIRVKSIKEDRGR, encoded by the coding sequence GTGAAAAATGGCTTATTGGACATCTTGAAAGGAAAGTTCTTGGTGAGCGGAGATGCGCCAAAGAATTGGCTTTTTATCATTTTCGCCTCTTTTTTGGCGGCCGTCATGATCGGAAGCAGTCATAGCGCCGATGCCAAAGTGCATAAAATCGCTGCTTTGAACGAAGAGGTAAAGGAACTAAGAAGTCAGTTTGTAGATGCCCATAAAGATGTGCAAAAACTAAAACTGGAAAGTAAGATTACCGAGATACTGGAGAAGGAAGAAATATATCCTTCCGAAATTCCACCAAAAAAAATTAGAGTAAAATCAATTAAGGAAGACCGTGGCCGTTAA
- a CDS encoding penicillin-binding protein, translating to MAVKEKNILKRLYFVAGGMFLFAIAVMAKLVSIQMVDGEKYRDLAEERTSKMFTIAPNRGNLYSDDGSLLATSVSRYTIRFDAVTVSNDDFKENILPLSNALSKMLGKSSSHYQQLLRKAKVNKNRYALIARNLDYSDYVAIKEFPLFEKGPYRGGLIIEQKTVREHPLGKIAERSVGYERVDENGYYTRVGLEGAFGEYLRGTEGKRLKQKIAKGQWKPIGQDNIIEPKDGYDVFSTIDVNIQDIAHHALLGQLEHYKAEHGSVIVMETKTGEVKAISNLGRTSDGKYYERLNYAIGESHEPGSTFKLMNLVAALEDKVIDTSTIVDTEKGYWKIYKHRVKDSKHGGYGKISMAKAFEVSSNTAFAKMVHNGYKKSPAKYVNRLMAMNLHRELGLPIKGEGKPVIRYPGDKGWSGLSLAQMAYGYEVAMTPLQTLTFYNAIANDGKMVKPRLIKEVREWDQTILKFDTEVIDASICSKETAKKVKDLLKNVVEKEHGTGHGLYSPNFSMAGKTGTAQKNYASKDPDKLKYISTFAGYFPADNPKYSCIVVIHEPDKSVGYYGADVSGPVFKSVAQKIYANSPLIDEVEMPKRTDKHLNSNFQKYYAEAQKKYNKVPNVKGMSGMDAISILENLGLQVEVKGNGKVRTQSVSKGTDINKVNKIVLELS from the coding sequence GTGGCCGTTAAGGAAAAAAACATATTGAAACGATTGTATTTCGTTGCTGGCGGCATGTTTTTGTTCGCCATCGCCGTTATGGCCAAATTGGTGAGCATTCAGATGGTCGATGGTGAGAAATACCGCGATTTGGCCGAGGAACGTACTTCCAAAATGTTTACTATCGCTCCCAATCGGGGCAATTTGTATTCCGATGATGGCAGTTTGTTGGCTACCTCCGTTTCCCGCTATACGATACGTTTTGATGCGGTTACGGTAAGCAACGACGATTTTAAGGAAAATATTTTGCCGCTGTCCAACGCACTTTCCAAAATGCTGGGAAAATCCTCCTCGCACTACCAGCAGCTGCTCAGAAAGGCAAAAGTGAACAAGAATCGATATGCTTTAATCGCTCGTAACCTCGACTATTCCGATTATGTGGCCATCAAGGAATTCCCCTTATTTGAGAAGGGGCCGTATCGCGGTGGTTTGATCATTGAGCAGAAAACGGTCAGGGAGCATCCATTAGGGAAAATCGCGGAACGAAGTGTGGGATATGAACGGGTCGATGAGAATGGCTATTACACCAGGGTAGGTCTCGAAGGCGCTTTTGGGGAATACCTGCGGGGTACAGAAGGCAAGCGTTTGAAGCAGAAAATCGCCAAAGGCCAATGGAAGCCTATCGGGCAGGACAACATCATCGAACCAAAAGATGGCTATGACGTATTCTCTACCATAGATGTGAACATACAGGACATTGCCCATCATGCCCTATTGGGACAATTGGAGCATTACAAGGCAGAGCACGGCAGTGTTATCGTTATGGAGACAAAAACAGGCGAGGTGAAAGCGATTTCGAACCTTGGGCGTACAAGCGATGGCAAATATTACGAGCGTTTGAACTATGCTATCGGTGAGTCGCACGAACCGGGGTCTACTTTTAAATTGATGAACCTTGTTGCCGCCCTTGAGGATAAGGTAATCGACACGAGCACCATAGTAGATACGGAAAAAGGGTACTGGAAAATTTACAAACATAGGGTCAAGGATTCAAAACATGGGGGCTACGGTAAAATTTCGATGGCCAAGGCCTTTGAGGTTTCCTCGAACACGGCTTTTGCCAAAATGGTACATAACGGTTATAAGAAATCGCCGGCTAAATATGTAAACCGTCTGATGGCAATGAATTTGCATCGCGAGCTTGGCCTTCCCATAAAGGGAGAGGGCAAACCGGTGATTCGGTATCCTGGTGACAAGGGCTGGTCCGGACTTTCATTGGCCCAGATGGCCTATGGGTACGAGGTTGCGATGACACCCTTGCAAACATTGACGTTTTACAATGCCATTGCCAACGATGGTAAAATGGTGAAACCAAGATTGATCAAAGAAGTTAGGGAATGGGATCAAACGATATTGAAATTCGATACCGAAGTGATCGATGCTTCCATATGTTCCAAAGAGACTGCCAAGAAGGTAAAAGATCTACTAAAGAATGTAGTGGAAAAGGAACATGGTACGGGCCACGGGCTGTATTCACCGAATTTCTCCATGGCCGGAAAAACGGGGACCGCACAGAAAAATTATGCATCCAAAGACCCCGATAAGCTCAAATACATCTCAACTTTCGCCGGCTATTTTCCTGCCGATAATCCAAAGTATTCCTGTATTGTGGTTATACACGAACCGGATAAAAGTGTAGGATATTATGGAGCTGACGTTTCCGGACCGGTCTTTAAATCGGTAGCACAAAAGATATATGCGAACTCGCCTTTGATCGATGAGGTTGAGATGCCCAAACGTACGGACAAGCACCTAAACTCCAATTTTCAAAAATATTATGCCGAGGCCCAAAAGAAGTATAACAAAGTGCCTAACGTAAAGGGTATGAGCGGTATGGATGCCATATCGATACTCGAAAATCTTGGTTTACAGGTCGAGGTTAAGGGTAATGGCAAAGTAAGAACACAATCGGTATCTAAGGGTACAGATATCAATAAGGTCAACAAAATAGTCCTGGAATTGTCATGA
- a CDS encoding UDP-N-acetylmuramoyl-L-alanyl-D-glutamate--2,6-diaminopimelate ligase, which yields MKALKDILYGVGLSAVSGSTAILVNSICFDSRLVGMDDVFIAIKGTLTDGHNYIDQAIASGAKAVVCESMPDKLINEVTYVEVTNGNAALAITASNFYGNPSKNLKLVGVTGTNGKTTISSLLYQLFKKAGFKVGLISTIKIMVDNKEYATSHTTPDALTINRHLALMNEAGVEYCFMEVSSHGIHQKRTQGLVFEGAIFSNLSHDHLDYHNTFAEYRDTKKILFDELPKGAFALTNIDDKNGLVMLQNTKARKYTYALKTYADYRAQILENQFDGQLLKINDNELWSKLIGHFNAYNMLAIYATADLLGLEKLEILRLLSELDNVDGRFQYFISKEKITAIVDYAHTPDALKNVLDTINTLRTGNENVITVVGCGGDRDRSKRPVMGHIASEMSNKAIFTSDNPRSEVPQTIIEEMEKGVEPHNTKKILAIENRKQAIKAACQMAVANDIILVAGKGHETYQETNGKRVNFDDFKIVKEILKSLDK from the coding sequence ATGAAGGCACTCAAAGACATATTATATGGAGTAGGACTTTCCGCGGTAAGCGGCAGTACGGCTATTCTCGTCAACTCGATCTGCTTCGATTCGAGATTGGTGGGTATGGATGATGTCTTTATCGCCATAAAAGGAACATTGACCGATGGGCATAATTATATAGACCAGGCTATTGCCAGTGGCGCTAAAGCCGTAGTCTGTGAATCTATGCCGGACAAGCTGATTAACGAGGTTACTTATGTAGAAGTCACCAATGGGAATGCGGCCTTGGCGATCACGGCATCCAATTTTTATGGTAATCCATCAAAAAATCTGAAGTTGGTTGGGGTGACCGGTACCAACGGAAAGACCACCATAAGCAGTTTGTTGTACCAATTGTTCAAAAAGGCGGGTTTCAAAGTCGGGTTGATATCGACCATTAAGATTATGGTCGATAACAAGGAGTATGCAACCAGCCATACTACTCCGGATGCATTGACCATCAACCGTCATTTGGCACTTATGAACGAGGCTGGTGTCGAGTATTGTTTTATGGAGGTGAGTTCACATGGTATTCATCAAAAAAGAACCCAGGGATTGGTTTTCGAGGGAGCCATTTTCAGTAATCTGTCCCATGACCACCTAGACTACCACAACACCTTTGCCGAGTATCGTGATACTAAGAAAATTTTGTTCGATGAGTTGCCAAAAGGAGCTTTCGCATTGACCAATATCGACGATAAGAATGGTTTGGTGATGCTGCAAAATACCAAGGCCAGAAAATACACTTATGCCCTAAAGACCTATGCCGATTATAGGGCACAGATTTTGGAAAATCAGTTTGATGGGCAACTGCTGAAGATCAATGACAACGAATTGTGGTCGAAATTGATCGGACACTTCAATGCCTATAATATGTTGGCCATTTATGCAACTGCCGATTTATTGGGGCTTGAAAAATTGGAGATTCTAAGACTGTTGAGCGAATTGGACAATGTAGATGGAAGATTTCAATATTTCATATCAAAAGAGAAAATAACTGCCATAGTCGATTATGCCCATACGCCGGATGCGCTTAAAAATGTGCTTGATACTATCAACACATTGAGAACTGGAAATGAAAACGTCATCACCGTTGTGGGGTGTGGTGGCGATAGAGACAGGTCGAAGCGCCCGGTTATGGGTCATATCGCCTCGGAGATGAGCAACAAGGCGATCTTTACTTCCGACAATCCCCGTTCCGAAGTCCCGCAGACGATTATCGAAGAAATGGAAAAGGGCGTAGAACCCCATAACACTAAGAAGATATTAGCTATTGAAAATAGGAAACAAGCCATAAAAGCCGCCTGTCAAATGGCCGTAGCCAATGATATTATACTGGTTGCCGGAAAAGGCCATGAGACCTATCAGGAAACCAATGGTAAGCGCGTGAATTTCGATGACTTTAAGATAGTCAAAGAAATTTTGAAAAGCTTGGATAAATAA
- the mraY gene encoding phospho-N-acetylmuramoyl-pentapeptide-transferase, producing the protein MLYYLFDYLEKQYQVPGASLFAFTTFRGALAILFSLLIGATYGKRIILFLQKQQIGETIRDLGLEGQKQKAGTPTMGGIIIIISTLIPVLLLARLDNIYVILLIVTLLWMGLIGFLDDYIKVFKKNKEGLKGRFKVLGQVVLGLAVGATLFFHSEVTMRERNKTIITEQLVVEEIEGKSIKSTRTTIPFMKNNELDYGDFISWAGEGAEKYAWLVFIPIVILIVTAVSNGANLTDGIDGLAAGTSAIIVFTLGVFTLVSGNYNFSDYLDIMFIPGVSELVVFIAAFLGALVGFLWYNTFPAQVFMGDTGSLTIGGVIAVIAIIIRKELLIPLMCGIFFAESLSVILQVGYFKYTKKRLGEGKRIFLMSPLHHHYQKRGYHESKIVTRFWIVGIILAILSIVTLKVR; encoded by the coding sequence ATGCTGTATTACCTGTTCGATTATTTAGAGAAGCAATACCAAGTGCCAGGGGCAAGTTTGTTCGCCTTTACCACTTTTCGTGGGGCATTGGCCATACTGTTTTCGCTATTGATCGGCGCAACCTATGGTAAGCGCATTATCTTGTTTTTGCAAAAACAGCAAATCGGGGAGACCATTCGCGACTTGGGCTTGGAAGGTCAAAAGCAAAAGGCCGGAACACCGACCATGGGAGGTATTATCATCATCATTTCTACCCTAATTCCCGTTCTGCTTTTAGCGCGTTTGGATAATATATACGTGATACTACTTATTGTAACGCTCTTGTGGATGGGCCTTATCGGTTTTCTTGACGATTACATTAAGGTATTTAAAAAGAACAAGGAAGGCCTCAAAGGTCGCTTTAAGGTGCTCGGTCAGGTAGTACTGGGACTTGCAGTCGGGGCAACATTGTTCTTTCACTCGGAGGTAACTATGCGGGAGCGCAATAAGACCATTATAACCGAGCAATTGGTCGTAGAGGAAATTGAGGGAAAATCGATTAAATCAACACGTACTACGATTCCTTTTATGAAAAATAATGAGCTCGACTATGGCGATTTTATATCATGGGCCGGCGAGGGCGCTGAAAAATATGCTTGGTTGGTTTTTATTCCGATAGTAATCCTAATCGTGACCGCCGTTTCCAATGGCGCGAACCTTACCGACGGTATCGATGGGTTGGCTGCAGGAACTTCCGCCATTATCGTATTTACACTCGGGGTGTTCACCCTTGTTTCGGGTAATTACAATTTCTCCGATTATCTCGATATCATGTTCATACCAGGGGTTTCCGAATTAGTGGTTTTTATAGCTGCTTTTCTTGGAGCGTTGGTGGGTTTTCTTTGGTACAATACTTTTCCCGCACAAGTTTTCATGGGCGATACGGGAAGTTTAACTATCGGCGGCGTTATCGCGGTCATTGCCATCATCATTAGAAAAGAACTATTGATTCCTCTTATGTGCGGAATCTTCTTTGCGGAATCGTTATCCGTGATTTTGCAGGTAGGCTATTTTAAGTATACCAAGAAACGATTGGGTGAGGGCAAACGCATTTTTCTGATGTCCCCGCTGCACCATCATTATCAAAAAAGAGGCTATCACGAAAGTAAGATCGTAACCCGGTTTTGGATTGTAGGAATTATTCTGGCCATTCTTTCGATTGTGACGCTAAAGGTGAGATAA